From Vigna unguiculata cultivar IT97K-499-35 chromosome 5, ASM411807v1, whole genome shotgun sequence, the proteins below share one genomic window:
- the LOC114186062 gene encoding non-specific lipid-transfer protein 1-like, protein MASLKVACMIVMCMGMVGAPMMVHGISCSEVTTYMAPCLSYLRNGGEVPDSCCGGVRSILGAAGTTSEKQTVCNCLKEAANNFGINDDYAQALPTFCGVTVSYKISRSTNCQNIRF, encoded by the exons ATGGCGAGCTTGAAGGTAGCATGCATGATTGTGATGTGCATGGGTATGGTGGGTGCACCGATGATGGTGCATGGCATTTCATGCAGCGAAGTGACAACATACATGGCACCGTGTCTATCATACCTGAGGAATGGTGGAGAGGTTCCAGATTCGTGCTGTGGAGGAGTTAGGAGCATTCTGGGAGCAGCTGGAACAACCTCTGAAAAACAAACCGTCTGCAACTGTCTTAAGGAAGCTGCTAATAACTTCGGCATCAATGACGATTACGCTCAGGCGCTCCCTACTTTCTGCGGCGTCACCGTTTCTTACAAGATCAGCCGCTCCACCAACTGCCAAAA CATCAGGTTCTGA
- the LOC114184178 gene encoding non-specific lipid-transfer protein 1-like, with amino-acid sequence MASVKVACMVVMCMAVVSAPMVAQAVTCGQVTTSLAPCLGYLMNGGAAAPECCTGVKNILGAAGTAADKQTVCNCLKDAAGKYNINEQYAQALPGVCKVNVPYNISRSTNCADIRF; translated from the exons ATGGCCAGCGTGAAGGTTGCATGCATGGTCGTAATGTGCATGGCTGTGGTGAGTGCACCTATGGTGGCGCAGGCCGTTACATGCGGCCAAGTGACAACGAGTCTGGCACCGTGCCTTGGTTACTTGATGAATGGTGGAGCGGCCGCACCGGAGTGCTGTACCGGAGTGAAGAACATTCTGGGCGCCGCCGGCACCGCCGCCGACAAACAAACCGTGTGCAACTGTCTCAAAGATGCTGCTGGTAAGTATAACATCAACGAACAGTATGCTCAGGCACTCCCTGGCGTCTGCAAGGTCAATGTCCCTTACAATATCAGCCGCTCCACCAACTGTGCAGA CATCAGGTTCTGA